A window from Fragaria vesca subsp. vesca linkage group LG5, FraVesHawaii_1.0, whole genome shotgun sequence encodes these proteins:
- the LOC101314666 gene encoding uncharacterized protein LOC101314666 has protein sequence MASSQHFIILAILAIVAPSILATDYVVGDDRGWTTNFDYQAWARGKMFVVGDNLVFHYAAGVHNVLKVNGTGFQQCAAPAGTVPLTSGHDVINLATPGRKWYICGAPNHCTVGGQKLAITVMPSSFAPSPSPLSRSADSVTPSPSPTSAGSFQFICTIKPIKLIISNQPTFKTLVTSILANPKLAMASTQHFVILAIILAIFAPSILATDYIVGDGKGWTINFDYQAWAQGKMFYVGDILVFNYPQGVHNVYKVNGTGFQECAVPAGVMPLTSGNDVINLATPGRKWYICGVARHCSVGQKLFITVMPSMAPSPSPLSASSAVPSPSPTARCS, from the exons ATGGCTTCTTCTCAGCATTTCATCATCCTGGCCATTCTAGCAATCGTTGCCCCTTCAATTCTGGCAACAGATTATGTTGTTGGTGATGACAGAGGTTGGACAACTAACTTTGATTACCAAGCTTGGGCTCGGGGGAAGATGTTCGTTGTTGGCGACAACCTTG TTTTTCATTATGCAGCAGGAGTGCACAATGTGCTGAAAGTGAACGGCACTGGGTTCCAACAATGTGCAGCTCCTGCAGGCACTGTGCCGTTAACAAGTGGTCATGATGTGATAAACCTAGCAACCCCAGGAAGGAAGTGGTACATTTGTGGAGCTCCTAACCACTGTACTGTTGGGGGACAGAAGCTTGCCATCACTGTGATGCCATCGTCGTTTGCTCCTAGCCCGAGCCCTCTCTCTAGATCTGCAGATTCCGTCACTCCTAGCCCTAGCCCCACCTCTGCTGGAT CATTTCAATTCATTTGTACAATCAAACCGATCAAGCTCATCATCTCAAACCAACCAACTTTTAAGACCCTAGTTACCTCCATACTAGCTAATCCCAAACTCGCAATGGCCTCTACTCAGCACTTTGTCATCCTTGCCATCATCCTAGCCATTTTTGCCCCTTCAATCCTGGCTACCGATTACATCGTTGGCGACGGTAAAGGTTGGACTATTAACTTCGATTACCAAGCTTGGGCTCAGGGAAAGATGTTCTACGTCGGCGATATCCTCG TTTTCAATTACCCCCAAGGAGTACACAACGTGTACAAAGTGAACGGCACCGGGTTTCAAGAGTGTGCAGTCCCTGCCGGCGTCATGCCTTTAACAAGTGGAAATGATGTGATCAACCTCGCAACCCCAGGAAGAAAATGGTACATTTGTGGTGTTGCTAGGCATTGTTCTGTTGGACAGAAGCTCTTCATCACTGTCATGCCATCGATGGCTCCCAGCCCAAGCCCCCTCTCTGCCTCATCCGCTGTTCCTAGCCCCAGTCCCACCGCCAGATGCAGCTAG